A window of Micromonospora sp. WMMC415 genomic DNA:
GCGTGCGCTGGTGCGCGCCGACGCGGCGCCGCCGGCGCTGGTGCTCGTCGGGCCGAAGGACGTGCCGGAGGGGGCCGTCGCGCGAGCGATGTTCCTCGGCGTCGAGCCCGACGGCGTCCCGGTGTTCCTCGTCGACGCGCCGCTGCCGGAGCTGCCCGGCACCCGTCCGGCGCACCTGCGCGAGATCGGTCACCTGCTGGCCGACCGCGACGCCGGTCTGTTCACCGCCGGTCTGGCCCTGCTGAACTGGCACCGGCGGCACCTCTTCTCGCCGGTGACCGGGGAGTCCACGGCCATGGACGAGGCCGGCTGGTCCCGGGTCGCCCCGGCCGGCGAGCGGATGTGGCCGCGTACCGACCCCGCGATGATCGTGCTGGTCCACGACGGGGTGCCCGGCTCGGACGGGCGCTGCCTGCTCGGCAACAACGCCACCTGGCCTCGGGTCCCGGGGGAGCGCCGGTTCTCCTGCCTCGCCGGGTACGTGGAGCCGGGCGAGTCGGCCGAGGCGGCCGTGCTCCGCGAGGTCCGCGAGGAGGTCGGCGTCCCGGTCGCCGACATCGCGTACGCGGGCAGCCAGTCCTGGCCGTTTCCCGGCTCGCTGATGCTGGGCTTCCTGGCCACGGCCGATCCGGCGCACCCGGTCCGCGTCGACCCGGCGGAGATCGCGTACGCCCGCTGGTTCACCCGCGGCGAGATCGGCGCGGCGCTGGCCGGGCGGACGGTCGACGTGGACGGCGACCGGCTGGTCCTGCCGCCGCCGTCGTCGATCGCCCTCTTCCTGGTCCGCCGCTGGCTCGGCGACCACTGCTGACCGGCCGCCGGGCCGGCCTCGCTGCGCGTCGCCGCGAGACACCGGGGCGGCGGGCGTGGACGCGGTCCCGGCCCGT
This region includes:
- the nudC gene encoding NAD(+) diphosphatase, with the protein product MSGGEEAPPLARSTLDRAAHRRTDPDWLAQAWAGARVLVLDGGSEGRALVRADAAPPALVLVGPKDVPEGAVARAMFLGVEPDGVPVFLVDAPLPELPGTRPAHLREIGHLLADRDAGLFTAGLALLNWHRRHLFSPVTGESTAMDEAGWSRVAPAGERMWPRTDPAMIVLVHDGVPGSDGRCLLGNNATWPRVPGERRFSCLAGYVEPGESAEAAVLREVREEVGVPVADIAYAGSQSWPFPGSLMLGFLATADPAHPVRVDPAEIAYARWFTRGEIGAALAGRTVDVDGDRLVLPPPSSIALFLVRRWLGDHC